One genomic segment of Methanomassiliicoccales archaeon includes these proteins:
- a CDS encoding dihydrolipoamide acetyltransferase family protein, with the protein MTTDYKFPDLGEGVTEGEIKKWLVKEGDAVAKDQALAEVETDKAVVEMPSPVAGIVLKMNHKEGDLVKVGEVLVVIGDKGEAVPAAAVAPEAPIVPEPAEGARKPSYSVVGELPTEEVNVSSTGKLTEAKPSVAVQATPAVRKAAKDLGVDIATVKGSGPNGRVTEEDVKKAKETPPAKAETPHMRTAPKFDLYGWVDRVPLRGIRRTTAKHMIESQTRAAQVTSMDQADVTALFALREKVKKEVLEQRKVNVTFMPFIVKAVVMALKSNPSLNASVNEEETEILVKKYYNIGIAVAIDDGLIVPVVKMADQKGIVDLAEEIHNLAELANSRKIDMADLRGGTFTITNYGAFGTTYGTPIINYPEAAILGTGKIVDTPMVIDGKIEARKMLPLSLTFDHRALDGAGAAKFMNDLKKWLENPEALLLL; encoded by the coding sequence ATGACGACTGACTACAAGTTCCCCGACCTCGGCGAGGGTGTGACCGAGGGCGAGATCAAGAAATGGCTGGTGAAAGAGGGCGACGCGGTCGCAAAGGACCAGGCGTTGGCCGAGGTGGAGACGGACAAGGCGGTGGTGGAGATGCCATCGCCGGTGGCCGGGATCGTCCTGAAGATGAACCATAAGGAAGGCGACCTGGTCAAGGTCGGCGAGGTACTGGTGGTGATCGGAGACAAGGGGGAGGCCGTTCCCGCTGCCGCCGTTGCGCCGGAGGCCCCGATCGTACCGGAACCGGCCGAAGGCGCCAGGAAACCGTCATATTCGGTGGTCGGCGAGCTTCCGACGGAAGAGGTGAACGTCTCCTCCACCGGAAAGTTGACAGAGGCGAAACCGTCCGTCGCGGTGCAGGCGACCCCGGCGGTGCGGAAGGCGGCCAAGGACCTGGGCGTCGACATCGCGACGGTCAAGGGGTCCGGTCCCAATGGAAGGGTCACCGAGGAGGATGTCAAGAAGGCCAAGGAGACGCCCCCTGCCAAGGCGGAGACGCCGCACATGAGAACGGCGCCCAAGTTCGACCTCTATGGCTGGGTGGACCGGGTCCCCCTGCGGGGCATCCGGAGAACCACGGCCAAGCACATGATCGAGTCCCAGACCAGGGCGGCCCAGGTGACCTCCATGGACCAGGCGGACGTTACCGCCCTCTTCGCGCTGCGGGAGAAGGTGAAGAAGGAGGTTCTGGAGCAAAGGAAAGTGAACGTGACCTTCATGCCCTTCATCGTGAAGGCGGTGGTCATGGCGCTGAAATCCAATCCGTCCCTCAATGCCTCGGTTAACGAGGAGGAGACGGAGATCCTGGTCAAGAAGTACTACAACATCGGCATCGCGGTGGCCATCGACGACGGGCTGATCGTCCCGGTGGTCAAGATGGCTGACCAGAAGGGCATCGTCGACCTGGCCGAGGAGATACACAATCTCGCGGAGCTGGCGAACTCGCGCAAGATCGACATGGCGGACCTGAGGGGCGGCACCTTCACCATCACCAACTACGGGGCGTTCGGCACGACCTATGGCACACCGATCATCAACTATCCCGAGGCGGCGATACTGGGAACTGGGAAGATCGTGGACACGCCGATGGTCATCGACGGCAAGATCGAGGCACGGAAGATGCTCCCGCTGTCTCTGACGTTCGACCACCGGGCGCTTGACGGCGCCGGGGCGGCGAAGTTCATGAACGACCTGAAGAAATGGCTGGAGAATCCCGAGGCTTTGCTGCTGCTCTAG
- a CDS encoding biotin/lipoate A/B protein ligase family protein encodes MLNQRWRLLRYETHPAKMNMAIDEAIAEMVSFNEAGPTIRFYGWDPSSVSIGCFQNLEDEVDVKRCEELGIDIVRRRTGGGAVYHDKEGEITYSVICPETMVDKDINAAYRQICGYVVKGLKTVGIDAEFRPINDITVNGRKISGSAQTRRSGIFTQHGTVLYSVDPEVMFSVLKVDREKVASKGASDPMDLVTSVSRESKATKNDILAALASAFAEGKDWYLGPLTQDELSRAEAIANERYGNDTWTRSR; translated from the coding sequence ATGTTGAACCAACGATGGAGATTACTGCGGTATGAAACACATCCAGCAAAGATGAACATGGCCATCGACGAGGCGATAGCGGAGATGGTCTCGTTCAATGAGGCCGGTCCGACAATCAGGTTCTACGGATGGGATCCCAGCTCAGTATCCATCGGCTGCTTCCAGAACCTGGAGGACGAGGTCGACGTGAAGCGGTGCGAGGAGCTCGGGATCGACATCGTTCGTCGGCGTACCGGAGGAGGGGCGGTCTATCATGACAAGGAGGGAGAGATCACCTACAGCGTCATCTGCCCCGAGACCATGGTCGACAAGGATATCAACGCCGCCTACCGCCAGATCTGCGGCTATGTCGTCAAGGGCCTGAAGACCGTTGGCATAGACGCGGAGTTCCGGCCGATAAACGATATAACCGTCAACGGCAGGAAGATATCCGGTTCCGCCCAGACCAGGCGGTCCGGGATCTTTACTCAGCATGGGACGGTCCTTTACAGCGTGGACCCGGAGGTCATGTTCTCAGTGCTCAAGGTCGACCGGGAAAAGGTCGCTTCCAAGGGCGCGTCGGACCCAATGGACCTGGTAACGTCGGTCTCGAGGGAATCGAAGGCCACCAAGAACGATATCCTGGCCGCCCTGGCCTCTGCGTTCGCGGAGGGTAAGGACTGGTACCTCGGACCGTTGACCCAGGACGAGCTGTCCCGCGCCGAGGCCATAGCGAACGAGCGCTACGGCAACGACACCTGGACACGGTCGCGCTAG
- a CDS encoding thioredoxin family protein, which produces MANEDKRLIWFYGKECPHCRALMPMVEKYQQDTGIKIEHLEVWHNEENAKLMRSHADKISEACGGELGVPAFYNEKTGRAICGAKIPIDKLKKWAEE; this is translated from the coding sequence GTGGCAAATGAAGATAAGAGATTGATATGGTTCTATGGAAAGGAATGCCCACACTGCCGTGCATTGATGCCGATGGTGGAGAAATACCAGCAGGATACGGGCATCAAGATCGAGCATCTCGAGGTCTGGCACAACGAAGAGAACGCCAAGCTGATGCGGTCCCACGCGGACAAGATCTCGGAGGCCTGCGGCGGGGAGCTGGGAGTTCCGGCGTTCTATAACGAGAAGACCGGCAGGGCGATCTGCGGGGCCAAGATCCCGATTGATAAGCTGAAGAAGTGGGCCGAGGAGTGA
- a CDS encoding ferredoxin-thioredoxin reductase catalytic domain-containing protein, whose product MKWLWRCNVCGDLHYGLKAPQICPTCGASMAFVKIDGEEALKTIGNHGGSYAKVEEVVAAWREFAEKNPLIKLNPNMEEVNTLAAGVLENMKNRGMKYCPCRMTTGDFEKDLELVCPCNFYRQKVWKENGECWCGLYFKR is encoded by the coding sequence AAGTGGCTCTGGCGTTGTAACGTCTGCGGGGATCTCCACTATGGATTGAAGGCGCCGCAGATCTGTCCGACATGCGGGGCGAGCATGGCCTTTGTGAAGATCGACGGAGAAGAGGCCCTGAAGACCATCGGCAACCATGGCGGCAGCTACGCCAAGGTCGAAGAGGTGGTCGCCGCCTGGCGAGAATTTGCCGAGAAGAATCCATTGATCAAGCTGAACCCGAACATGGAGGAGGTGAACACACTGGCCGCAGGAGTGCTCGAGAACATGAAGAACCGGGGGATGAAGTATTGTCCTTGCAGGATGACCACCGGAGATTTCGAAAAGGACCTGGAACTGGTATGCCCATGCAATTTCTACCGCCAGAAGGTGTGGAAAGAGAATGGGGAATGCTGGTGCGGTCTGTACTTTAAGAGGTGA